A genomic segment from Saimiri boliviensis isolate mSaiBol1 chromosome 14, mSaiBol1.pri, whole genome shotgun sequence encodes:
- the TICAM1 gene encoding TIR domain-containing adapter molecule 1, protein MACTGPSLPSAFHILGTAGEEKLLYLKHKLKTLRPGCQGRDLLYAMVLLKLGQETEARISLEALKADAVAQLVARQWAGVDSTEDPEEPPDISWTVARLYHLLAEEKLCPASLRDEAYQEALRTLSARGDHRLGELQDEARDRCGWDVAGDPGSIRTLQSNLGCLPPSSASPSGTRSLPCPIDGVSRWSQGRSLRSTGSPASLTSNLEISQSPTMPFLSLHHSPHGPSKLCDNPQASLVPEPVPDGCQEPEEMSWPPSGEIASPPELPSSPPPEFPEVAPDATSTGLPDAPEASETSTQFPVECTEESAGPQSLPSPILESLKKPCPVKDQTAPQLSVEDTTSPNTKPSPSAPTTPKTSLPPPPPSAPCSAHLAPSSPFPSSLESPSEQKFYNFVILHARADEHIALRVREKLEALGVPDGATFCEDFQVPGRGELRCLQDAIDHSAFIILLLTSNFDCHLSLHQVNQALVSNLMRQGPSDCVIPFLPLESSQAQLSSDTASLLSGLVRLDEHSPIFNRKVANTFTSHKLQARRAMWRKEQDTRALREQSQHLDSQRVHVAAMNSAYSAYLRSYLSWQAQMEQLQAAFGSHMSFGTGAPFGAQMPFGGGQVPLGPPPAFPTGLGCPQPPPLHGWQAGTPPPLFPQPPAFPTASPVSPQSPGLQPLIIHHAQMVQLGLNNHMWNQRGSQAPEDNTQEAE, encoded by the coding sequence ATGGCCTGCACGGGTCCGTCACTTCCCAGCGCCTTCCACATCCTGGGCACAGCGGGTGAGGAAAAGCTCTTGTATCTGAAGCACAAGCTGAAGACTCTGCGCCCAGGCTGCCAGGGGCGGGATCTTCTGTACGCCATGGTGCTGCTGAAGCTGGGCCAGGAGACGGAGGCCAGGATCTCTCTAGAGGCACTGAAGGCCGATGCCGTGGCTCAGCTAGTGGCCCGCCAGTGGGCTGGCGTGGACAGCACCGAGGACCCGGAGGAGCCCCCGGACATATCCTGGACTGTGGCCCGCTTGTACCACCTGCTGGCTGAGGAGAAGCTGTGCCCAGCTTCGCTGCGGGACGAGGCCTACCAGGAAGCCCTCCGTACCCTCAGCGCCAGGGGCGACCACCGGCTGGGGGAGCTCCAGGATGAGGCCCGGGACCGGTGTGGGTGGGACGTGGCTGGGGATCCAGGGAGCATCCGGACACTCCAGTCCAATCTGGGCTGCCTCCCACCGTCCTCGGCTTCGCCCTCTGGGACCCGGAGCCTCCCTTGCCCCATCGATGGCGTTTCACGCTGGAGCCAAGGGCGTTCCCTGAGGTCAACTGGCAGCCCCGCCTCCCTGACCAGCAACTTGGAAATCAGCCAGTCCCCCACGATGCCCTTCCTCAGCCTGCACCACAGCCCCCACGGGCCCAGCAAGCTCTGTGACAACCCCCAGGCCAGCCTGGTGCCCGAGCCTGTCCCTGATGGCTGCCAGGAGCCCGAGGAGATGAGCTGGCCCCCCTCAGGGGAGATTGCCAGCCCCCCAGAGCTGCCAAGCAGCCCACCCCCTGAGTTTCCTGAAGTGGCCCCAGATGCAACCTCGACTGGCCTCCCTGATGCCCCCGAAGCTTCAGAAACCAGCACCCAGTTCCCGGTGGAGTGCACCGAGGAGTCTGCAGGTCCCCAGTCTCTCCCCTCGCCCATTTTGGAGTCCCTCAAAAAGCCCTGCCCTGTCAAAGACCAGACAGCACCCCAACTTTCTGTAGAAGACACCACCTCTCCAAATACCAAGCCAAGCCCATCTGCTCCCACCACCCCAAAAacatcccttcctcctcctcctccatcagccCCTTGTTCAGCTCACCTGGCCCCCTCCTCCCCGTTCCCTTCCTCTCTGGAATCGCCATCGGAGCAGAAATTCTATAACTTTGTGATACTCCACGCCAGGGCGGACGAGCACATCGCCCTGCGGGTCCGGGAGAAACTGGAGGCCCTTGGCGTGCCTGACGGGGCCACTTTCTGTGAGGACTTCCAGGTGCCCGGGCGCGGGGAGCTCCGCTGCCTGCAGGATGCGATCGACCACTCTGCCTTCATTATCCTACTTCTCACCTCCAACTTCGACTGCCACTTGAGCCTGCACCAGGTAAACCAAGCCCTGGTGAGCAACCTCATGCGACAGGGGCCATCAGACTGTGTCATCCCCTTCCTGCCCCTGGAGAGCTCCCAGGCCCAGCTCAGCTCCGACACAGCCAGCCTGCTCTCCGGGTTGGTGCGGCTGGACGAACACTCTCCGATCTTCAACAGGAAGGTGGCCAACACCTTCACGTCCCACAAGCTTCAGGCCCGCAGGGCCATGTGGAGGAAGGAACAGGACACCCGAGCCCTGCGGGAACAGAGCCAACACCTGGACAGTCAGCGGGTGCACGTGGCCGCGATGAACTCTGCATACTCGGCCTACCTCCGGAGCTATTTGTCCTGGCAGGCACAGATGGAGCAGCTCCAGGCGGCTTTTGGGAGCCACATGTCATTTGGGACTGGGGCACCCTTTGGGGCTCAAATGCCCTTTGGGGGGGGCCAGGTGCCTCTGGGACCCCCACCAGCCTTTCCCACTGGGCTGGGGTGCCCGCAGCCTCCGCCCCTGCACGGGTGGCAGGCTGGTACTCCCCCACCGCTCTTCCCACAGCCCCCAGCCTTCCCTACAGCCTCACCTGTGTCCCCTCAGAGCCCGGGACTGCAACCCCTCATTATCCACCATGCGCAGATGGTACAGCTGGGGCTGAACAACCACATGTGGAACCAGAGAGGGTCCCAGGCACCCGAGGACAATACGCAGGAGGCAGAATGA